In Candidatus Omnitrophota bacterium, a single genomic region encodes these proteins:
- the nadA gene encoding quinolinate synthase NadA: MSKISFRNDLQKKIKDLKKKRNAVILAHNYQLPEVQDVADIRGDSLELSRAAAKTDAEVIIFCGVHFMAETASILCPDKKVIVPDINAGCPMANMLTAQDLRKLKEKHPGAVVIGYVNTSAEVKAELDVCSTSTNAIAVVNAFKDKKDIIFVPDKCLTDYVSRKTGKKLISWNGFCPTHVKIMPEDITREKKFHPKAKVIVHPECLPSVVDLADAVLSTSQMAKFAKDSDAKEFIIGTEVGLIYRLKQDNPNKEFYPASERAVCPNMKRTTQEKILWALEELQTEVKVPDVIRMRAKKAIDKMLEII; the protein is encoded by the coding sequence ATGAGCAAAATAAGTTTTAGAAATGACCTTCAGAAGAAAATAAAGGATTTAAAGAAGAAGCGTAATGCGGTTATTCTGGCCCACAACTATCAGTTGCCCGAAGTCCAGGATGTCGCTGATATAAGAGGGGATTCCCTGGAATTAAGCAGGGCTGCGGCAAAGACTGATGCCGAAGTGATAATTTTTTGCGGGGTCCATTTCATGGCTGAAACAGCATCTATCCTTTGCCCGGATAAAAAAGTGATCGTGCCTGATATTAATGCGGGCTGCCCGATGGCAAATATGCTGACCGCGCAGGATTTAAGAAAGCTAAAAGAAAAGCATCCTGGCGCAGTAGTAATAGGCTATGTTAATACATCCGCAGAAGTTAAAGCCGAGCTTGATGTTTGCAGTACATCCACAAACGCTATTGCCGTTGTAAACGCCTTCAAGGATAAGAAAGATATTATTTTTGTGCCTGATAAATGCCTCACCGATTATGTCTCAAGGAAAACAGGGAAAAAACTTATATCCTGGAATGGTTTCTGTCCCACTCATGTAAAGATCATGCCGGAAGATATCACAAGAGAAAAGAAATTCCATCCTAAAGCCAAGGTCATAGTTCATCCTGAATGCCTGCCTTCTGTGGTTGACCTGGCAGATGCTGTGTTATCAACGAGCCAGATGGCTAAATTTGCAAAAGATAGCGATGCTAAAGAGTTTATTATAGGCACGGAAGTCGGTTTAATTTACCGTTTAAAACAGGATAACCCCAATAAGGAATTTTATCCTGCTTCAGAGCGGGCAGTCTGCCCTAATATGAAGAGGACCACTCAGGAGAAGATACTTTGGGCTTTGGAAGAGTTGCAGACAGAAGTAAAGGTGCCTGATGTTATAAGAATGCGCGCAAAGAAGGCAATTGATAAAATGCTCGAAATAATCTAG
- a CDS encoding RluA family pseudouridine synthase, whose protein sequence is MNIEVVYEDDWLLIINKPSGMLTIPAPGKINNTATDILNKDALNKNKAYRLHPCHRLDKETSGLLIYAKGKSTQSKIMRIFKERKIKKAYLALVSGNLSRPQGRISFPVDSQSAVTDYRVKEHRNGYDIVQVYPLTGRKNQIRIHFKRINHPVLGERKYAFGKDFKIKANRLCLHASSLEFVHPVTGRHIKATAPVPKAMESFINAHN, encoded by the coding sequence ATGAACATAGAGGTTGTATACGAGGACGATTGGCTATTGATTATAAACAAGCCATCAGGGATGCTCACTATCCCTGCTCCCGGTAAAATAAATAATACCGCTACTGATATACTGAATAAAGATGCGCTAAACAAGAATAAGGCCTATCGCCTGCATCCATGCCACAGGCTTGATAAGGAGACCTCCGGCTTATTGATTTACGCAAAAGGAAAATCTACCCAGTCTAAAATAATGCGGATTTTTAAGGAAAGAAAGATAAAGAAGGCTTATCTTGCTTTGGTAAGCGGGAATTTATCCAGGCCTCAGGGCAGGATAAGTTTTCCCGTTGATAGCCAGAGTGCTGTTACCGATTACCGGGTTAAAGAGCACAGAAACGGTTATGATATAGTCCAGGTTTATCCTTTAACAGGCAGGAAGAACCAGATAAGGATACACTTTAAACGGATAAATCATCCGGTCCTTGGAGAAAGAAAATACGCTTTTGGAAAGGATTTTAAAATAAAGGCTAACAGACTTTGCCTGCATGCATCATCTCTTGAATTCGTGCATCCGGTAACCGGCAGGCACATAAAAGCAACCGCCCCCGTGCCCAAAGCGATGGAGTCTTTTATTAACGCGCATAACTAA
- a CDS encoding CPBP family intramembrane metalloprotease → MKISIKSFVVFLALAVVLFFAWYKFSYPRFVLVDLSVDKTQAVSIAESYLRSEGVNPEHYSTSVAFNYDRWADRYLQKTIGFNNRKDFIEKEGYDLFYWTVRFFKEFQKEEFDVKLSSKTGQIIGFRHQIEDIEPRADLGSDDSKRIAENFLKEHYQIDLGAYDIHKAEVKKYDARHDYIYSWEKSGVYIPWSNDEGGAKLITGVTISGKEVREFSVKGLEIPEKFQRYIQRQLLFGQHLSSFSFILLVIFLIFSVYTVVRKKHTVVVRSTKKLYIYIALVLAGLHLINTANNFQVILMDYDTSVSILSYLWLAISRSVIFIFIISILFIFPGLAGEALKNEDNSLNKSTSLYYYLKTTFLSRDVCASVMFGYLIFLIILGAQAVLFFLGQRYMGVWQEWNSLTRFSNAYIPFLSAFIIGISAGLNEEIAFRLFGINWVNRYVRSIPLAILVTSVFWGFGHASYPIFPVWFRGIEVTIIGLFLGFVYVRYGLLTVIIAHYLIDVFFGVSAYILGRSSFLLAASSVFVLAIPFIFALAAFIFNRNAEEKNIELALDKIQSYNLGILVTYISRKKHDGVSEARIKDELLENNWDSDIVEAGLRKVFGGK, encoded by the coding sequence ATGAAAATATCCATAAAGTCTTTTGTCGTATTTCTGGCGCTTGCGGTAGTTTTATTTTTTGCCTGGTATAAATTTTCTTATCCGCGGTTTGTCTTAGTCGACCTTTCCGTAGATAAAACACAGGCAGTATCAATCGCTGAATCCTACCTGCGTTCAGAGGGTGTCAATCCGGAACATTATTCCACTTCGGTTGCCTTTAATTACGACAGGTGGGCCGACCGTTATCTGCAGAAAACCATCGGGTTCAATAATAGGAAAGATTTCATAGAGAAGGAAGGGTACGACCTTTTTTATTGGACAGTCAGATTCTTCAAAGAGTTCCAGAAAGAAGAATTTGATGTAAAACTAAGTTCTAAAACCGGGCAGATTATCGGATTCAGGCACCAGATCGAAGATATCGAGCCGAGAGCTGATTTAGGGAGCGATGATTCAAAGCGCATAGCTGAAAATTTTCTAAAAGAACATTACCAGATAGATTTAGGTGCATACGATATACATAAAGCGGAGGTTAAGAAATATGACGCCCGCCATGATTATATCTATTCCTGGGAAAAGTCAGGAGTTTATATCCCCTGGTCCAATGACGAGGGTGGCGCAAAACTGATAACGGGAGTAACCATCTCTGGGAAAGAAGTCCGTGAGTTCTCCGTGAAAGGCCTGGAGATACCGGAGAAATTCCAGCGTTACATCCAGAGGCAGCTTTTATTCGGCCAGCATTTATCAAGTTTCTCCTTTATCCTTCTAGTTATATTCCTTATTTTTTCCGTATATACAGTTGTTAGGAAGAAACATACAGTTGTTGTGCGCTCAACAAAGAAGCTGTACATATATATCGCCCTTGTCCTGGCAGGATTGCATTTGATTAATACCGCCAATAATTTCCAGGTCATATTGATGGATTACGATACAAGCGTAAGTATATTATCTTATCTTTGGCTTGCTATATCCAGATCGGTTATCTTTATTTTTATAATCAGCATATTGTTTATTTTCCCCGGCCTGGCAGGAGAAGCGCTAAAAAACGAAGATAACAGTTTAAATAAATCTACTTCCCTGTATTATTACCTAAAGACTACATTTTTATCCAGGGATGTTTGTGCTTCGGTAATGTTCGGTTATTTGATTTTTCTGATAATACTCGGCGCCCAGGCTGTTTTGTTTTTTCTTGGGCAGAGGTACATGGGGGTTTGGCAGGAGTGGAACAGCCTTACCCGGTTCTCAAATGCCTATATACCTTTTTTGAGCGCTTTTATAATCGGCATAAGCGCAGGCCTTAATGAAGAGATAGCATTCCGTTTATTCGGCATAAATTGGGTTAACAGGTATGTCCGCAGCATCCCGTTGGCTATTTTGGTAACTTCAGTATTCTGGGGTTTTGGCCATGCAAGTTATCCGATATTCCCTGTTTGGTTTAGAGGCATAGAGGTGACTATTATCGGCTTGTTCTTAGGGTTTGTGTATGTCAGGTATGGGTTGCTGACTGTTATAATTGCGCATTACTTAATTGATGTCTTCTTTGGCGTCTCAGCATATATCTTAGGCAGGAGCTCTTTTCTGCTTGCGGCTAGTTCAGTATTTGTTTTAGCCATACCTTTCATTTTCGCCTTGGCAGCTTTCATCTTTAACAGAAACGCCGAAGAAAAAAATATTGAGTTAGCTTTAGATAAAATTCAGAGTTATAATTTAGGGATTCTTGTTACGTATATATCGCGAAAAAAGCATGATGGTGTATCTGAAGCCCGGATAAAAGATGAACTTTTGGAGAATAACTGGGATTCAGATATAGTTGAAGCCGGGCTAAGAAAAGTTTTCGGCGGTAAATGA
- a CDS encoding undecaprenyl-diphosphate phosphatase, whose amino-acid sequence MLKFIILGVIQGVTEFLPVSSSGHLVILQHIFGVSEKELAIALILHLGTLLSLVVFFYKEIIGALRDRQKILLIIIVTAATGIIALSAKDFFESLFNDIKPVGISLFVTGIMLVLTKFINTGIKRDSISKKDSLLMGIVQGIAIIPGISRSGSTISALLFRGIDRKAAFSFSFLASIPAILGAFILEFKEVEFGIKGDALSMCAGLFFSFICGIASLWLLKRVLIKDKLHYFGYYCIILSIVVLMYIK is encoded by the coding sequence ATGTTAAAGTTTATAATCCTAGGGGTAATCCAGGGGGTGACAGAGTTTTTACCGGTAAGCAGTTCAGGGCATCTGGTGATATTACAGCATATATTCGGTGTTTCTGAGAAAGAGCTGGCAATAGCTTTAATCCTGCATCTTGGCACGCTGCTTTCTCTCGTTGTTTTCTTCTATAAGGAGATAATCGGGGCCTTAAGGGACAGGCAAAAGATCCTGCTGATTATAATTGTAACTGCCGCGACAGGGATAATTGCTTTATCTGCAAAGGACTTTTTTGAAAGCCTGTTTAACGATATAAAACCGGTAGGAATAAGCCTTTTTGTAACCGGGATTATGCTTGTGCTAACTAAATTTATTAACACAGGCATAAAAAGGGATTCGATATCCAAAAAAGATTCTTTACTGATGGGCATAGTGCAGGGGATAGCTATAATACCCGGTATTTCACGTTCGGGCTCAACAATCTCTGCTTTATTATTTAGAGGAATAGACAGGAAGGCCGCTTTCAGTTTTTCTTTTCTGGCTTCTATACCTGCTATTCTGGGAGCTTTTATATTGGAGTTTAAAGAAGTTGAATTTGGGATCAAAGGTGATGCCTTAAGTATGTGTGCCGGGCTCTTCTTCAGTTTTATTTGCGGGATAGCTTCGCTTTGGCTGCTCAAGAGGGTATTAATCAAGGATAAATTGCATTATTTCGGATATTATTGTATAATTCTTTCAATCGTCGTCTTAATGTATATAAAATGA
- a CDS encoding sugar kinase has translation MSVLVLGTVALDTVKTPAGLRKHMLGGSAVHFSMSARLFTRVNMVAVVGDDFPDKYMNFLNRKGIVLTSLIKSYGPTFKWSGEYKGDLNSALTLSTELGVLSAFKPRVSSEQRKIKNVFLANIDPDLQRHLLSHMHSPRLTALDSMNYWINNKKRSLVRLLKSVDIFVANDQEARDLSGDYNLVKAAKGLRSMGPRMVLIKKGEHGVLFYCDKFIFSLPAYPTNKVIDPTGAGDTFAGGFMGYLAKAKRINEKAVKNAIVYGTIAASFSVEGFGVDKTANISRADLDKRARLFRKYVSF, from the coding sequence ATGAGCGTATTAGTATTAGGTACAGTAGCTTTGGATACAGTAAAGACTCCTGCGGGCCTGCGTAAGCATATGCTCGGAGGCTCAGCTGTCCATTTTTCTATGTCAGCGCGCCTGTTTACCCGCGTGAATATGGTCGCGGTAGTCGGAGACGACTTCCCGGACAAGTATATGAATTTCTTGAACAGGAAAGGAATTGTTCTGACATCTTTGATTAAGAGCTACGGCCCGACGTTTAAATGGTCCGGAGAATATAAAGGAGATTTAAACTCTGCCTTAACCTTGAGCACCGAGTTGGGCGTGCTTTCAGCTTTTAAGCCCCGCGTTTCTTCCGAACAGAGAAAGATAAAAAATGTCTTTCTGGCAAACATCGACCCTGATTTACAGAGGCATTTATTGAGCCATATGCATTCTCCGAGGCTCACAGCCTTAGATAGCATGAATTACTGGATAAACAATAAAAAGCGTTCTTTGGTCAGGTTGTTAAAAAGCGTGGATATATTTGTAGCTAATGACCAGGAAGCGAGGGATCTGTCAGGCGATTATAATCTGGTTAAGGCTGCCAAGGGATTAAGGTCTATGGGCCCTAGAATGGTCTTGATAAAAAAGGGGGAACATGGCGTGTTGTTCTATTGTGATAAATTTATATTTTCGCTTCCGGCATATCCTACGAATAAAGTCATTGATCCGACAGGCGCTGGAGATACCTTTGCCGGAGGGTTTATGGGTTATTTAGCCAAAGCAAAAAGAATAAACGAAAAAGCCGTAAAAAATGCCATTGTCTACGGGACCATCGCTGCTTCGTTCAGTGTGGAAGGTTTCGGCGTAGATAAGACAGCCAATATCTCCAGGGCAGACCTTGATAAGAGGGCCCGGTTATTCCGCAAATACGTTTCTTTTTAG
- a CDS encoding GatB/YqeY domain-containing protein: MLLEEKILNDYKDALKKKDAPRSSALSYLRSQLKNIAIDKKKDVLDDNEVVIVIKKQIKKLEDSIEQFKKGMRQDLVEKESAELDLLKSYLPQELAAEELKKIVDETVSALGAVSLKDMGRVMKEVIEKSQGRADNKLVSDLVRAKLSNPAS, from the coding sequence ATGTTATTAGAAGAGAAGATACTCAACGATTATAAAGATGCTTTAAAGAAAAAGGATGCGCCCAGAAGCAGCGCTCTTAGTTATCTTCGTTCCCAGCTTAAGAATATAGCCATAGACAAGAAAAAAGATGTCCTTGATGATAATGAGGTGGTTATAGTCATAAAAAAACAGATAAAAAAGCTTGAGGATTCCATTGAGCAGTTTAAGAAAGGCATGCGCCAGGATTTAGTCGAAAAAGAAAGCGCAGAGCTTGACCTCCTAAAGTCCTATCTTCCTCAGGAACTGGCAGCAGAGGAGCTTAAAAAAATAGTCGATGAGACGGTCAGTGCGCTCGGTGCAGTTTCTTTAAAGGATATGGGTAGAGTGATGAAAGAAGTGATTGAGAAGTCCCAGGGCAGGGCCGACAATAAACTGGTAAGCGACCTTGTAAGGGCAAAGCTCAGCAATCCCGCCTCTTAA
- a CDS encoding Ni/Fe hydrogenase subunit beta, whose amino-acid sequence MKYGSIKKDDLNTWITHLKKKAKLYAPKKKENQFVFRPVKDINDISLKYIPTILPPKKYYFPQKEKLFKFGVNPFKTSKAISEFEEFILFGVHTCDIAGIQCMDVVFRESPEDPNYLNRKDKMIIIGIECLEYCDKYANCTSMGTHVPRGGYDLMMVDLGDNFILHVNSEKGEKLVSGLGYIKEADEKEMSQLERVREAKKKVFKEEFISSLQKVHEAFGNNFASGVWKDVGRRCVACGNCTAVCPTCYCFDVMDDMELSLASGTRYRVWNSCQMDDFAKVAGGEDFRKGRDSRQRHRYYRKFKYPVDKFNRYFCVGCGRCTRTCMADINLVETVNSILSAKDIE is encoded by the coding sequence GTGAAGTACGGTTCTATAAAAAAGGATGATTTAAATACCTGGATTACCCATCTTAAAAAGAAAGCTAAGTTATATGCGCCCAAGAAGAAAGAAAACCAGTTTGTTTTTAGGCCGGTTAAAGATATCAATGATATATCCCTTAAATACATCCCCACAATTTTACCTCCTAAGAAGTACTATTTTCCTCAGAAAGAAAAATTATTTAAATTTGGAGTAAACCCTTTCAAAACATCTAAGGCAATATCTGAGTTTGAAGAGTTTATCCTCTTTGGCGTGCATACCTGTGATATCGCAGGTATCCAGTGTATGGATGTTGTCTTCAGGGAGTCTCCGGAGGATCCGAATTATCTTAATAGAAAAGATAAGATGATTATAATAGGCATTGAATGTTTAGAATATTGCGATAAATACGCCAATTGCACATCAATGGGAACGCATGTTCCAAGAGGCGGTTATGATTTGATGATGGTTGACCTCGGTGATAATTTTATACTCCACGTCAATTCCGAGAAGGGTGAAAAGCTTGTTTCCGGGCTAGGCTATATCAAAGAAGCAGATGAGAAAGAGATGAGCCAGCTTGAGCGGGTAAGGGAAGCTAAAAAGAAAGTTTTTAAAGAAGAGTTTATCTCTTCCCTGCAGAAGGTGCATGAAGCATTCGGGAATAATTTTGCTTCAGGTGTATGGAAAGATGTAGGCAGGCGTTGTGTTGCCTGCGGTAATTGCACCGCAGTATGCCCTACCTGTTATTGTTTTGATGTCATGGATGATATGGAGCTTTCTCTTGCCAGCGGGACCCGCTATCGCGTATGGAATTCATGCCAGATGGATGATTTCGCCAAAGTAGCCGGCGGAGAAGATTTTCGCAAGGGCAGGGATTCAAGGCAGAGGCACAGATATTACAGAAAATTTAAATATCCGGTTGATAAATTTAACCGGTATTTTTGTGTTGGATGCGGAAGGTGCACCAGGACATGCATGGCGGATATAAACCTGGTAGAGACTGTAAATTCAATTCTAAGCGCTAAAGATATCGAATAA
- a CDS encoding oxidoreductase has product MKTSPYKPMKGRIIEAEMLTDKEKFFRIELEGKINLAHDPGQFVMVSIFGYGEAPISVCSSPTDKGYFDLTVRNVGVFTDKLHKLNKGDMVGIRGPFGKGFPVDNMFGYDLVVVGGGIGIVPLRSLIRYIMHNRNDFGNVQILLGCKTPKEMLFKEEAKEWMKRAEIKFNCTVDKADPEWKGNVGLITTLIPGVDINPSKTYAVVVGPPIMYKFVIVKLLEKNIPDHQIVVSLERRMRCGLGKCGHCQIEGVYVCQSGPVFNYNQLRDFKGECHEKAI; this is encoded by the coding sequence ATGAAGACTTCTCCTTACAAGCCTATGAAGGGCCGGATTATCGAAGCAGAAATGCTTACGGATAAAGAGAAGTTCTTCCGTATTGAACTTGAAGGTAAGATTAACCTGGCACATGACCCGGGCCAATTTGTTATGGTTTCCATATTCGGGTATGGAGAGGCACCGATATCGGTATGCTCTTCTCCTACCGATAAAGGGTATTTTGACCTTACTGTCAGGAATGTAGGGGTTTTTACCGACAAACTGCATAAGCTTAATAAAGGTGACATGGTCGGCATAAGAGGCCCTTTTGGCAAAGGTTTCCCGGTAGATAACATGTTTGGATATGATTTAGTGGTTGTAGGCGGGGGTATAGGCATAGTGCCACTCAGGTCGTTAATAAGGTATATAATGCATAATAGGAATGATTTTGGCAACGTGCAGATTTTGCTTGGATGCAAAACTCCCAAGGAAATGCTTTTTAAAGAAGAGGCCAAAGAGTGGATGAAGAGAGCAGAGATAAAATTTAATTGCACCGTTGATAAGGCTGATCCTGAATGGAAAGGCAACGTCGGTTTGATAACTACGCTGATACCGGGAGTAGATATAAATCCGTCTAAGACTTATGCTGTCGTAGTCGGTCCTCCGATTATGTACAAATTCGTAATCGTTAAGCTTTTAGAAAAAAATATACCTGATCATCAGATTGTAGTTTCTTTGGAGAGAAGGATGCGTTGCGGTTTGGGTAAATGCGGGCATTGTCAGATAGAGGGAGTTTATGTCTGCCAGTCCGGCCCGGTTTTTAATTATAATCAATTAAGAGACTTTAAAGGAGAATGCCATGAAAAAGCAATCTAA
- a CDS encoding cytochrome B, with product MKKQSKPKVAFFDFTDCEGCQLQIANTGQTLLDIMELVDIVNFREVMSEAGEDYDVAFVEGSISTDNDVKRIKKIREKAKIVVAFGACATIGGVNGIKNRFPLEVAKDRVYGDKADTVNTIKNMPLHEVIKVDYFIHGCVPYIPEIVTVLKCILMGKPYVLPNYPVCVECKMNENVCRYEKDQECMGPVTRAGCNSWCINNGNRCYGCRGLVDSPAVDAAKDILSKYGLKVDDILQSFTLYNDSMGEKYDKEFK from the coding sequence ATGAAAAAGCAATCTAAGCCGAAAGTTGCTTTTTTTGATTTTACGGATTGTGAAGGTTGCCAGCTTCAGATAGCCAATACAGGACAAACCCTGCTGGATATCATGGAACTGGTTGATATCGTCAATTTCCGTGAAGTTATGTCTGAGGCAGGAGAGGATTATGATGTTGCTTTCGTTGAAGGCAGCATTTCTACTGACAACGACGTAAAAAGGATCAAAAAAATCAGAGAAAAAGCAAAAATCGTGGTAGCTTTTGGCGCCTGTGCTACTATCGGCGGAGTAAACGGTATCAAAAACAGATTTCCACTTGAAGTTGCCAAGGATAGGGTCTACGGAGATAAGGCTGATACTGTAAACACTATAAAAAATATGCCCTTACATGAGGTGATCAAAGTAGATTATTTTATTCACGGTTGCGTGCCGTATATACCTGAAATCGTGACTGTTTTAAAATGTATTCTTATGGGTAAACCGTATGTTTTACCCAATTATCCTGTCTGTGTGGAGTGCAAAATGAATGAAAACGTCTGCCGTTATGAAAAGGATCAGGAGTGTATGGGTCCGGTCACCAGGGCAGGGTGTAATTCATGGTGTATTAATAATGGGAACAGGTGTTATGGCTGCAGAGGGTTAGTAGACAGCCCGGCTGTTGACGCAGCAAAAGACATATTATCAAAATACGGCCTTAAGGTAGATGATATTTTGCAGAGTTTTACACTTTATAATGATTCAATGGGGGAGAAATATGACAAAGAGTTCAAATAA
- a CDS encoding Ni/Fe hydrogenase subunit alpha has product MTKSSNKIDSKNVKVDVHYLTRVEGHGNIVVDVKDGKLTKCEFQVIESPRFFESMLVKRSIWEAQHLTSRICGICACGHSLASVKAGEDALGIKPSEETIMLRKLLLYAEQMDSHILHIYILVAPDLLGVKSIVPLVKTHRPVIEMALRMKRMSDYAGEVLAGRHIHPISYVIGGLTQLPSQEGLEKLYKMMLDARKDTEQTIKIIKTLKFPEFQRPTQYMSLSSNEEYAMYDGDLVVNKGSKTKVRDYRKLFSEQVKDYSRAKVSTINGKSYAVGALSRFNNNSDKLNKKAKEAARELGLKAPCHNPYLNTAAQLVEWVHCLEESIIIMEKILKDGINENKVVVPSWPKRSELDKIKYKPNTGAACVEVPRGSLFHEYTIDDTGHITAANCVIPTNQNMGNLEDDMAKLVPELLGKKTQEEITLDLEMLARAYDPCISCATHLLDVKFV; this is encoded by the coding sequence ATGACAAAGAGTTCAAATAAAATAGATTCCAAGAATGTAAAAGTAGATGTGCATTACCTGACAAGGGTAGAAGGGCATGGCAATATCGTAGTTGATGTAAAAGACGGTAAACTTACCAAATGCGAATTCCAGGTTATTGAATCCCCCAGGTTTTTTGAGTCCATGCTGGTCAAGAGGTCTATTTGGGAAGCACAGCATCTTACCAGCCGTATCTGCGGTATCTGCGCCTGCGGGCATAGCCTTGCAAGCGTAAAGGCAGGAGAGGACGCATTGGGCATTAAACCTTCGGAAGAAACAATCATGTTGCGCAAATTATTGCTCTATGCAGAGCAGATGGACAGCCATATCCTGCATATTTATATACTCGTCGCTCCTGACCTGCTTGGGGTTAAAAGTATAGTGCCGCTGGTTAAGACCCATCGGCCGGTTATAGAAATGGCTTTACGTATGAAAAGGATGAGTGATTATGCCGGAGAAGTCTTAGCAGGCAGGCATATCCATCCGATAAGTTACGTTATAGGAGGCCTTACACAACTGCCTTCCCAGGAAGGTCTTGAAAAACTATACAAAATGATGCTTGATGCGCGTAAGGATACCGAGCAGACTATAAAAATAATCAAAACCCTTAAGTTCCCTGAATTTCAGAGGCCCACGCAGTATATGTCTCTTTCTTCTAATGAAGAATATGCGATGTATGACGGTGACCTGGTAGTAAACAAAGGCTCTAAAACAAAAGTCAGGGATTACCGGAAGTTATTCAGCGAGCAGGTGAAAGATTATTCCCGGGCCAAGGTTTCTACGATAAACGGAAAGTCTTATGCCGTAGGTGCGCTCTCCAGGTTCAATAATAATTCTGATAAGCTAAATAAAAAAGCCAAAGAAGCCGCCAGGGAGCTTGGGTTAAAAGCGCCTTGCCATAATCCTTACCTTAATACTGCAGCGCAGTTAGTAGAATGGGTGCACTGCCTGGAAGAATCCATAATAATAATGGAGAAGATATTAAAGGACGGCATAAACGAAAATAAAGTGGTTGTCCCTTCATGGCCGAAGAGGAGCGAGCTTGATAAGATAAAATACAAGCCTAATACCGGGGCTGCCTGTGTGGAAGTGCCGCGAGGGTCTTTATTCCATGAATATACCATTGATGATACCGGACATATTACCGCGGCTAATTGCGTTATTCCGACAAATCAGAATATGGGTAATTTAGAAGATGATATGGCTAAATTAGTCCCTGAGCTTCTGGGTAAAAAAACGCAGGAAGAGATCACATTAGACCTTGAGATGCTTGCCAGGGCATATGACCCGTGTATATCCTGCGCAACACATCTTTTAGATGTCAAATTTGTCTAA
- a CDS encoding hydrogenase maturation protease — protein sequence MSNLSKVFSVIGLGNTLRRDDGIGIVVLESLLQFYREENVDYLNFGTASFNLVNKIKDYKAVLLIDGIDAGLLPGELKIFDLQDICYNTEDCNSSTHELNLTSLFELSRKLGLKTKIYVAGIQVQDTGWGEGLSPAVNNNRQDIIENISFFIKENFVNHS from the coding sequence ATGTCAAATTTGTCTAAAGTTTTTTCTGTAATAGGATTGGGTAATACTTTAAGGAGAGATGACGGAATCGGAATCGTGGTTCTAGAATCTCTCCTTCAGTTTTATAGAGAAGAGAATGTTGACTATCTTAATTTTGGTACGGCGAGCTTCAACCTGGTTAACAAGATAAAAGATTATAAGGCTGTTTTGCTTATAGATGGCATTGATGCCGGCCTGCTGCCCGGAGAGTTGAAAATATTTGACCTGCAGGATATATGCTATAATACAGAAGATTGCAATTCATCTACGCACGAGCTTAATTTGACCAGTTTGTTTGAGCTCAGCAGGAAGCTGGGGTTAAAGACAAAGATCTATGTCGCAGGAATACAGGTGCAAGATACCGGCTGGGGAGAAGGCTTAAGCCCCGCGGTCAATAATAACAGGCAGGATATTATTGAAAATATAAGTTTTTTCATAAAAGAAAATTTTGTGAACCATAGTTAA